The Hydra vulgaris chromosome 11, alternate assembly HydraT2T_AEP genome contains a region encoding:
- the LOC100215119 gene encoding glucocorticoid-induced transcript 1 protein, giving the protein MVGQRPKRNNSPINTKNQPLKATVPVSSLVRNPSPNRRRTSPSSPGFPPDKRNRIRKSPDVLSESRNLLSPLGSKELFKPVKKHIRRTNSLETLSSYMNGQWPREVVSDGSYVIKNAKNKATQTPCHWIETDDIPLYENIATINYDHRKSIATIGSKQIFRQVLQRSKQNSSQPAYGKQSPVHGNHSASITQHYFTPSPYNSSKPVCIPQVPSSPKYSTLHTRRSVEGLNFELEGLDLGNDYIFARTPPEGRRPPIPGLTIKNINTQTQTSNGWIDNAPLSPSEKDRRSRSVSPSWSSSPTEQKETFKDPPNPHRRTSIELYSKESLDISLRNSKNASSPKPNNSFWFSRGPPDGAEIPLCGEDIKKERNSISSNEFYSCPDVSKCTIQFSRDSPFCSLSTEL; this is encoded by the exons ATGGTTGGTCAGCGTCCCAAAAGAAATAATTCAcctataaatacaaaaaatcaacCTTTGAAGGCAACGGTTCCTGTATCCTCACTTGTAAGGAATCCAAGTCCTAATCGAAGAAGAACAAGTCCCTCTTCGCCAGGATTTCCTCCTGATAAACGAAATAGAATAAGAAAAAGCCCAGATGTTTTATCTGAGTCACGAAATCTTCTTTCTCCTCTTGGTTCCAAAG aactttttaaacCTGTCAAGAAACATATTAGAAGAACAAACTCTCTAGAAACTTTGTCATCATACATGAATGGACAGTGGCCTCGTGAAGTTGTGTCTGATGGttcttatgttataaaaaatgccaaaaacaAAGCTActcaa ACACCATGTCACTGGATTGAGACAGATGATATTCCTTTATACGAAAACATTGCAACCATAAATTATGATCACAGAAAATCGATTGCCACAATAGGATCAAAACaa atatttcgCCAAGTTTTACAACGCTCAAAACAGAATTCTTCACAACCAGCTTATGGTAAACAATCACCTGTACATGGAAACCATTCTGCTTCTATAACACAGCACTATTTTACTCCTTCGCCATATAATTCTTCAAAACCAGTCTGTATTCCTCAAGTACCTTCTAGTCCAAAATATTCCACCCTTCATACACGTCGAAGTGTTGAGGGTCTGAATTTCGAGCTCGAAGGACTTGATTTAGGCAATGACTAT ATATTTGCACGTACTCCTCCCGAAGGTAGGCGACCTCCTATTCCtggtttaacaataaaaaatatcaatactcAAACACAAACCTCGAACGGGTGGATTGATAACGCACCACTATCTCCTTCTGAAAAAGATAGAAGAAGCCGATCTGTATCTCCCTCTTGGTCTTCTTCACCAACagaacaaaaagaaacttttaaagacCCTCCTAACCCACATAGGCGTACATCTATTGAATTATATTCGAAAGAATCTTTAGATATATCTTTACGCAATTCAAAGAATGCTTCTTCTCCAAAACCTAATAATTCATTCTGGTTTTCGCGAGGTCCTCCTGATGGAGCGGAAATTCCTTTATGTGgagaagatataaaaaa AGAAAGAAATTCAATTAGTTCGAATGAATTTTATTCGTGCCCAGACGTTTCTAAATGCACAATTCAATTCAGCAGAGATTCGCCTTTCTGTTCTTTATCTACAGAACTTTGA